In the Kaistella sp. 97-N-M2 genome, one interval contains:
- a CDS encoding Crp/Fnr family transcriptional regulator: protein MSEILRRQIEKITPLTDQEFEYILSHFTLKKFKKHQILIQEGDTLQNDYFVMNGLLKASYLNKEGKEHIMQFAMEDWWITDYQAYFNQTEATFTIDASESTEVLTLSLYNREKLCADMHKIEHFFRKKSNNGYIALQRRILSLLNSNAKERYEQFISQYPTLLQRLPKTLIASYLGVSRETLSRLSV, encoded by the coding sequence ATGAGTGAGATTTTAAGACGTCAAATTGAGAAAATTACGCCATTAACAGACCAGGAGTTCGAGTACATCCTGTCTCATTTTACCTTGAAAAAATTTAAAAAGCATCAGATTTTAATTCAAGAAGGAGATACCTTACAAAATGATTATTTTGTGATGAATGGTTTGTTAAAAGCATCTTACCTGAATAAAGAAGGTAAAGAGCACATCATGCAATTTGCAATGGAAGATTGGTGGATTACCGATTATCAAGCGTATTTTAATCAAACGGAAGCTACTTTTACCATTGATGCATCAGAATCTACCGAAGTACTTACTTTGTCTCTCTATAACCGAGAGAAACTCTGTGCAGATATGCATAAGATAGAACATTTTTTCAGGAAAAAGTCTAATAATGGTTATATAGCACTCCAAAGAAGAATTTTGTCTCTGCTGAATAGCAATGCCAAAGAACGCTACGAACAATTTATTTCTCAATATCCCACACTTTTACAACGATTGCCCAAAACATTAATCGCTTCATATTTAGGTGTTTCCAGAGAAACCTTGAGTCGGCTTTCGGTGTAA
- a CDS encoding SdpI family protein: MNFENPLFLLPILVGPIFMIAGIVMLLFPPKKINYLYGYRTKNSMKNINHWNFAQNYSAKIMIWSGLVFSLTSLIGINIKGNEFIQLIIALCLMFLLCGIIFYLTERKLRHKFE, translated from the coding sequence ATGAATTTTGAAAATCCTCTTTTTCTTTTACCGATTTTAGTTGGGCCAATTTTCATGATTGCAGGAATTGTAATGTTATTATTTCCTCCGAAAAAAATTAATTATTTGTATGGTTACCGGACAAAGAATTCAATGAAAAATATTAACCATTGGAATTTTGCCCAAAATTACTCTGCTAAAATTATGATTTGGTCAGGCCTTGTTTTTTCTTTGACTTCATTAATTGGAATTAATATTAAAGGCAATGAATTTATTCAGTTGATAATTGCGTTATGTTTAATGTTTTTATTGTGCGGAATTATCTTCTATCTGACTGAAAGAAAATTGAGACATAAATTTGAATAA
- a CDS encoding putative quinol monooxygenase, producing MEKFAILARVEAKPGKENDVLEFLKSALPLAEGEPGTVRWYALQIGPSTFGIFDTFETTDARDAHLNGEIAKALMANASELLAKEPVLEMVDLLAVK from the coding sequence ATGGAAAAGTTTGCAATATTAGCAAGAGTAGAAGCAAAACCGGGTAAAGAGAATGACGTATTGGAATTCCTAAAGTCTGCCTTACCGCTTGCCGAAGGTGAGCCAGGAACCGTAAGATGGTATGCTTTACAAATTGGCCCTTCTACTTTTGGTATATTCGATACGTTCGAAACTACAGATGCAAGAGATGCTCACTTGAATGGTGAGATTGCAAAGGCTTTAATGGCCAATGCTTCTGAATTACTTGCTAAAGAACCTGTACTTGAAATGGTAGATCTACTTGCAGTAAAGTAA
- a CDS encoding IS91 family transposase, translated as METRSKGGSVADVLRKINLSAQNFTVHQEKTLRALSYCRTAALGGHIDACDGCGNLSISYNSCRNRHCPQCQGHKREEWIQKREQELLPCSYYHLVFTLPEELNGLAISQPALLYKTLFEAAWATLNQFGKTEQIQLGMIAILHTWGQNLSLHPHLHCIVPGGGIDHNGKWKKKVRTDKYLFCVKAMSKVFRAKFVALLRASGIKDQDLMDKLFTKNWVVYAKRPFGGPKQVIEYLGRYTHKVAISNHRIKEVTDKEVRFGYKDYRKEGQKKEMTLSNTEFVRRFSLHILPRRFVRIRHYGILSSSWKRGKLQDLQSDLKIQITEVKPKTLLKKCRCCKEGNLITIALFGQRGPPQDFLAVFNASSAK; from the coding sequence ATGGAAACCCGAAGTAAAGGCGGAAGTGTAGCTGATGTTCTTCGCAAAATCAATTTGTCGGCGCAAAACTTTACGGTTCATCAAGAAAAAACACTTCGCGCTTTGTCGTATTGCCGGACTGCTGCTTTGGGTGGGCATATCGATGCGTGTGATGGTTGTGGAAATCTTTCGATTAGTTACAACTCGTGTCGTAATCGGCATTGTCCGCAATGTCAAGGTCATAAAAGAGAAGAATGGATCCAGAAACGCGAGCAGGAATTATTGCCGTGCAGTTATTATCACTTGGTTTTTACTTTGCCCGAAGAACTCAATGGTTTGGCGATCTCTCAACCGGCATTGTTGTATAAAACCTTATTTGAAGCAGCGTGGGCAACATTAAATCAGTTTGGTAAAACAGAACAGATCCAGTTGGGAATGATTGCGATTTTGCATACTTGGGGACAGAATTTAAGTCTTCATCCGCATTTGCACTGCATTGTTCCGGGTGGTGGAATTGACCACAATGGCAAATGGAAAAAGAAAGTAAGAACCGATAAATATCTCTTCTGTGTAAAAGCGATGAGCAAAGTTTTTCGGGCAAAGTTCGTGGCTTTATTAAGAGCTTCCGGAATTAAAGACCAGGATTTAATGGACAAACTCTTCACCAAAAACTGGGTGGTTTATGCGAAAAGACCTTTTGGTGGTCCGAAACAAGTGATCGAATATTTAGGAAGATATACTCACAAAGTTGCCATCAGCAATCACCGCATCAAAGAAGTTACGGATAAAGAAGTTCGTTTTGGGTACAAAGATTATCGCAAAGAAGGTCAGAAAAAGGAAATGACTTTATCGAATACTGAATTTGTGCGCAGATTTAGTCTTCATATTTTGCCTCGAAGGTTTGTGAGAATACGGCATTACGGGATTTTAAGCAGCTCCTGGAAACGTGGAAAACTTCAGGATTTACAATCAGATTTAAAAATCCAAATTACAGAAGTAAAACCGAAAACTTTGCTTAAAAAATGTCGGTGTTGCAAGGAAGGAAACTTAATAACCATAGCGCTTTTCGGACAGCGTGGCCCACCTCAGGATTTTCTTGCCGTTTTTAATGCCTCGTCTGCAAAATAA
- a CDS encoding carboxypeptidase-like regulatory domain-containing protein, which yields MSEETKLPIPYARIGIENSELGTTSDENGVFSIDLSKSNKGQNIKIEVGGFKPYLNSVESFLLENNKTFYLADRILNIEQVVLIPKKLVSKNWGINAKTKKIVHLQPSKKSTRYFKRTCTSVCSREKN from the coding sequence ATGTCCGAGGAAACTAAATTACCAATACCCTATGCGAGAATCGGAATTGAAAATAGTGAATTGGGGACAACTTCGGACGAAAATGGTGTTTTTTCAATTGATTTATCGAAAAGTAATAAAGGTCAAAATATCAAAATTGAAGTTGGCGGTTTTAAACCTTATTTAAATTCTGTTGAGAGTTTTTTGCTCGAAAATAATAAAACCTTTTACCTTGCCGATAGAATATTAAACATTGAACAAGTAGTCTTAATTCCTAAAAAATTGGTTTCTAAAAATTGGGGAATCAACGCAAAAACTAAAAAGATTGTTCATTTACAACCCTCAAAAAAATCTACAAGATATTTCAAAAGAACTTGCACTTCCGTTTGCAGCAGAGAAAAGAACTAA
- a CDS encoding IS91 family transposase has product METRSKGGSVADVLRKINLSAQNFTVHQEKTLRPLSYCRTAALGGHIDACDGCGNLSISYNSCRNRHCPQCQGHKREEWIQKREQELLPCSYYHLVFTLPEELNGLAISQPALLYKTLFEAAWATLNQFGKTEQIQLGMIAILHTWGQNLSLHPHLHCIVPGGGIDHNGKWKKKVRTDKYLFCVKAMSKVFRAKFVALLRASGIKDQDLMDKLFTKNWVVYAKRPFGGPKQVIEYLGRYTHKVAISNHRIKEVTDKEVRFGYKDYRKEGQKKEMTLSNTEFVRRFSLHILPRRFVRIRHYGILSSSWKRGKLQDLQSDLKIQITEVKPKTLLKKCRCCKEGNLITIALFGQRGPPQDFLAVFNASSAK; this is encoded by the coding sequence ATGGAAACCCGAAGTAAAGGCGGAAGTGTAGCTGATGTTCTTCGCAAAATCAATTTGTCGGCGCAAAACTTTACGGTTCATCAAGAAAAAACACTTCGCCCTTTGTCGTATTGCCGGACTGCTGCTTTGGGTGGGCATATCGATGCGTGTGATGGTTGTGGAAATCTTTCGATTAGTTACAACTCGTGTCGTAATCGGCATTGTCCGCAATGTCAAGGTCATAAAAGAGAAGAATGGATCCAGAAACGCGAGCAGGAATTATTGCCGTGCAGTTATTATCACTTGGTTTTTACTTTGCCCGAAGAACTCAATGGTTTGGCGATCTCTCAACCGGCATTGTTGTATAAAACCTTATTTGAAGCAGCGTGGGCAACATTAAATCAGTTTGGTAAAACAGAACAGATCCAGTTGGGAATGATTGCGATTTTGCATACTTGGGGACAGAATTTAAGTCTTCATCCGCATTTGCACTGCATTGTTCCGGGTGGTGGAATTGACCACAATGGCAAATGGAAAAAGAAAGTAAGAACCGATAAATATCTCTTCTGTGTAAAAGCGATGAGCAAAGTTTTTCGGGCAAAGTTCGTGGCTTTATTAAGAGCTTCCGGAATTAAAGACCAGGATTTAATGGACAAACTCTTCACCAAAAACTGGGTGGTTTATGCGAAAAGACCTTTTGGTGGTCCGAAACAAGTGATCGAATATTTAGGAAGATATACTCACAAAGTTGCCATCAGCAATCACCGCATCAAAGAAGTTACGGATAAAGAAGTTCGTTTTGGGTACAAAGATTATCGCAAAGAAGGTCAGAAAAAGGAAATGACTTTATCGAATACTGAATTTGTGCGCAGATTTAGTCTTCATATTTTGCCTCGAAGGTTTGTGAGAATACGGCATTACGGGATTTTAAGCAGCTCCTGGAAACGTGGAAAACTTCAGGATTTACAATCAGATTTAAAAATCCAAATTACAGAAGTAAAACCGAAAACTTTGCTTAAAAAATGTCGGTGTTGCAAGGAAGGAAACTTAATAACCATAGCGCTTTTCGGACAGCGTGGCCCACCTCAGGATTTTCTTGCCGTTTTTAATGCCTCGTCTGCAAAATAA
- a CDS encoding type 1 glutamine amidotransferase domain-containing protein — MNHNKFLSKIIFLTGCILFLGINMINAQTIKSNKMSKKVLFVVTSHGELGNTGESTGYYLGEVTHPWAVLVDAGYEIDFVSPKGGNPPYYGNTPDDKVNERFLADEYYQNKIQNTMTPSEVNPDEYVGILYAGGHGTMWDFADNEELAVIAQKIYEKTGIVSAVCHGPAGLVNIKLSNGKYLVDGKKINAFTNEEEAAVKLDEVVPFRLESKLIERGAKFEKSGLWQTHVTVDERVVTGQNPQSAHAVGEAVLEELKKL, encoded by the coding sequence ATGAATCACAACAAGTTTTTATCCAAGATTATTTTCTTAACGGGTTGTATTCTTTTTTTAGGGATTAATATGATAAATGCACAAACAATAAAATCTAACAAAATGAGCAAAAAAGTATTATTCGTGGTTACGAGCCACGGCGAATTAGGAAACACTGGTGAATCTACCGGTTATTATTTAGGTGAAGTTACGCATCCTTGGGCGGTATTAGTAGATGCTGGTTACGAAATAGATTTCGTGAGTCCAAAAGGTGGAAACCCGCCGTATTATGGAAATACTCCAGATGATAAGGTTAATGAAAGATTTTTGGCAGATGAATATTATCAAAATAAAATTCAGAACACCATGACGCCTTCAGAAGTAAATCCTGATGAATATGTGGGGATTCTTTATGCTGGAGGTCACGGTACGATGTGGGATTTTGCAGATAATGAAGAATTGGCAGTAATCGCACAAAAAATCTACGAAAAAACTGGAATCGTAAGTGCGGTTTGTCACGGTCCTGCTGGATTGGTGAATATTAAACTCAGCAATGGAAAATATTTGGTAGATGGCAAAAAAATCAATGCTTTTACCAACGAAGAAGAAGCTGCTGTGAAATTAGATGAAGTGGTTCCATTTAGATTAGAATCTAAATTAATAGAACGTGGAGCCAAGTTTGAAAAATCTGGTTTATGGCAAACTCACGTTACCGTAGACGAAAGAGTGGTAACAGGACAAAATCCTCAATCTGCTCATGCAGTTGGCGAAGCTGTTTTAGAAGAACTTAAAAAACTCTAA